One window of Chamaesiphon minutus PCC 6605 genomic DNA carries:
- a CDS encoding Uma2 family endonuclease — protein MLATNEIVYPDSDGQPMADNTKQFQWITVIKTNLDWLFRDDERVFVAGDLLWYPVEGNPKYRVAPDVMVVFGRSKDDRGSYKQWLEDDLAPQVVFEILSPGNTEGEMERKLQMYARCGVEEYYIYDPDRSILKGYQRSDDFFLDRIELMDGWTSPRLGISFRLIGDELQITHPDGRVFETFDNVATERDLLLTDKQQLEADKQQLEIEKHKRDAKLRELGIDPDTL, from the coding sequence ATGCTAGCTACTAATGAGATTGTCTACCCAGACAGCGATGGGCAACCGATGGCAGATAATACCAAACAATTTCAGTGGATTACTGTCATCAAAACCAACCTAGATTGGTTATTTCGCGATGACGAACGGGTATTTGTGGCGGGAGATTTATTGTGGTATCCCGTCGAAGGTAATCCCAAATACCGCGTGGCTCCTGATGTGATGGTAGTCTTTGGCAGATCCAAAGATGACAGAGGTTCGTACAAGCAATGGCTAGAAGACGATCTTGCGCCGCAGGTGGTATTTGAGATTCTCTCTCCAGGCAATACTGAGGGTGAAATGGAGCGGAAGTTGCAAATGTACGCGCGTTGTGGCGTGGAAGAATATTATATCTACGATCCGGATCGATCGATTCTCAAAGGCTATCAGCGCAGTGATGACTTTTTTCTCGATCGCATTGAGTTGATGGACGGCTGGACTAGTCCGCGATTGGGGATTAGTTTTCGGTTAATTGGGGACGAGCTACAGATTACGCATCCTGACGGACGAGTCTTTGAAACTTTCGATAATGTCGCTACCGAGCGCGATCTCTTGCTTACCGATAAACAACAATTAGAGGCTGATAAGCAGCAATTGGAGATCGAGAAACATAAACGGGATGCCAAACTGCGAGAATTAGGCATCGATCCAGATACTCTCTAA
- a CDS encoding type II toxin-antitoxin system PemK/MazF family toxin, translated as MGVVIARFDVFLVVLDPTIGSEIQKTRPCLIISPNEMNLHLATAIVVPMTTKGKLYPTRIPVNFEGKDGYIVLDQIRTVDKTRLIKKLGSIAIDEQKAVLNTLAEMFAED; from the coding sequence ATGGGAGTGGTAATCGCGAGATTTGATGTTTTTCTAGTGGTGCTAGATCCGACAATTGGGAGCGAGATCCAAAAAACTCGTCCGTGTCTGATAATCTCTCCCAATGAGATGAACTTACATTTGGCAACAGCGATCGTCGTTCCGATGACTACGAAGGGAAAACTCTATCCGACTCGCATTCCCGTTAACTTTGAAGGTAAGGACGGCTATATCGTTCTAGACCAAATTCGCACCGTCGATAAAACGAGGTTGATTAAAAAACTAGGATCGATTGCGATCGACGAACAAAAAGCGGTCTTAAATACTTTGGCTGAGATGTTTGCTGAAGACTAA
- a CDS encoding leucine-rich repeat domain-containing protein yields MIDFALEALIDRAIQDRITHLDLYQQRLTQLPARIVDIHSLVSLRVSDNELITLPENIGNLSSLRELRLYKNQLSALPGSISHLTNLVSLSLSFNKFKIFPDIIASLINLKELKLNGNQIDILPESLLQLKKLVSIDLSSNPIFDLSILQSLPNLNHVKFLGVNLPCEYWVDLSKSTFIIRSNNDGSTSEIELPNANKLSLNLRKQNLIILSNEIGVYKWCQHLKLSHNYLNSLPDNIDELSNLSHLKLLNNQLTSLPESVGDLEKLISLDLRRNKLTELPDSIGNLKNLKYLYLDDNLLEKLPATIGNLKQLEYLHLSANKLTSLPEELGECKKLSYLDVRFNQIVKLESSIGKLSNLIELDAFRNKIASLPDEIGGLCNLQHLQLDENHIKKLPETLKMLSKLTSISLIDNPVSDISILQDLPRLNKVNWLNTVRFPHQYWTKLSESRSEGFIGECNEEIRRRLIKKEGYGGYGIICKCLQSQMLDVHRKYTLLKIDSSERLLDRHTQTTVPEQLVLLKMHCSSNHNNIHIIQVPSEVTSIEVAIAWVNNENHFCKFISQI; encoded by the coding sequence ATGATAGATTTTGCATTGGAAGCATTAATCGATCGAGCCATCCAAGATCGAATTACCCATCTCGATCTATATCAACAAAGATTAACTCAACTACCCGCTCGGATCGTCGATATTCATTCACTTGTAAGTCTGCGAGTATCTGATAATGAGTTGATAACTTTGCCAGAAAATATCGGCAACCTTTCAAGTTTGCGCGAATTAAGGCTATATAAAAATCAACTATCAGCCTTACCAGGTAGTATTTCTCATCTTACCAATCTAGTTTCTCTAAGTTTAAGCTTCAATAAATTCAAAATATTTCCAGATATCATTGCAAGCTTAATTAATTTGAAGGAGCTAAAACTGAATGGAAACCAGATCGATATCTTGCCAGAAAGTTTATTGCAGTTGAAAAAATTAGTCTCTATAGATCTCAGTAGCAATCCAATTTTCGATTTATCGATACTTCAATCTTTGCCTAACTTAAACCATGTTAAATTCTTGGGTGTAAATTTGCCTTGTGAATACTGGGTAGATCTCAGTAAATCTACTTTTATTATCCGATCTAATAACGACGGCTCAACTTCCGAAATTGAATTACCAAATGCTAATAAATTAAGTCTTAATCTGAGAAAGCAAAATCTGATTATATTGTCAAATGAGATTGGAGTCTATAAGTGGTGCCAGCATCTAAAATTATCTCACAATTACTTAAACTCTCTTCCGGACAACATAGATGAATTGTCTAACTTATCTCATTTGAAATTATTAAATAATCAGCTAACTTCTCTCCCAGAGAGTGTTGGTGATTTAGAGAAACTGATCTCTCTAGACCTACGAAGAAATAAATTAACTGAGCTTCCAGATAGCATTGGAAATTTAAAGAACTTAAAATATCTATACTTGGACGACAATTTGCTAGAAAAGTTGCCAGCTACGATCGGCAATCTTAAACAGTTAGAATATTTACACCTGTCTGCCAATAAATTAACATCACTACCAGAAGAGTTGGGTGAATGCAAAAAACTATCGTACTTAGATGTTAGGTTTAACCAAATAGTTAAACTCGAATCTTCAATTGGTAAATTATCCAACTTAATTGAGTTAGATGCTTTCCGAAATAAAATTGCATCTTTGCCAGATGAAATAGGAGGTCTCTGTAACCTACAACATCTTCAGCTAGATGAGAATCACATAAAAAAGTTGCCAGAAACATTGAAAATGCTAAGTAAGCTGACATCAATTAGCCTAATAGATAATCCTGTATCGGATATATCAATATTGCAAGACTTGCCAAGACTGAATAAAGTAAATTGGCTCAATACAGTCCGTTTTCCCCATCAATATTGGACTAAATTAAGTGAGTCAAGATCTGAAGGTTTTATCGGCGAGTGTAATGAAGAGATTCGACGCAGATTGATAAAAAAAGAAGGTTATGGAGGATACGGTATAATTTGTAAGTGCCTTCAGTCACAAATGTTGGATGTTCACAGAAAATATACTTTGCTGAAAATTGATAGTTCAGAGCGACTTCTCGATCGACATACTCAAACAACAGTACCCGAACAACTGGTTTTACTAAAAATGCATTGTTCTTCAAATCATAACAACATTCATATCATACAAGTACCTTCAGAAGTGACTAGCATAGAAGTAGCAATTGCATGGGTAAATAATGAAAATCATTTTTGCAAATTTATAAGCCAAATATAA
- a CDS encoding glucose-6-phosphate isomerase: MATGALLWQRYQDWLYYHPGLGLYLDISRMRFDDVLVSQLQPKFVKAFADMAALEAGAIANPDEHRMVGHYWLRNPELAPTPEIATEIKTTIDSIASFALKVHDGTIHPPQGGKFTDLITVGIGGSALGPQFVSEALSPDRPPLNIHFIDNSDPTGIDRVLSRIQDRLNTTLVMVISKSGGTPEPRNGMLEVQAAYRAQNLNFPAYAVAITGTGSQLDRVAQSAGWIARFPMPDWVGGRTSELSSVGLLPAALQGIDIHSMLAGAREMDIATRVPDIKTNPAALLALAWYASGNGKGEKDMVVLPYKDSLLLFSRYLQQLVMESLGKETDLDGNKVYQGIAVYGNKGSTDQHAYVQQLREGIPNFFLTFIEVLHDREGISPEIDPGVTSGDYLSGFLQGTRQALYDNHRDSLTVTIPSVTAQTVGALIALYERAVGLYASIVNINAYHQPGVEAGKKAAAVILKLQTDVVKALQGMTISAPVTIAELAATIGEPEQVESIYKILRHLQANDRGVVLTGNLSQPGSLRVAWANK; this comes from the coding sequence ATGGCAACAGGTGCATTGCTATGGCAGCGATATCAAGATTGGTTGTATTATCACCCAGGGTTAGGCTTGTATCTAGACATTAGCCGGATGCGGTTCGATGATGTGTTGGTTTCCCAACTGCAACCCAAATTTGTGAAAGCATTTGCCGATATGGCAGCTTTGGAAGCAGGGGCAATTGCCAATCCTGACGAACACCGGATGGTCGGACATTATTGGTTGCGGAACCCAGAACTGGCACCTACTCCAGAAATTGCGACCGAAATTAAGACCACGATCGACTCGATCGCGAGTTTCGCCCTGAAAGTTCATGATGGTACCATTCATCCCCCTCAAGGTGGTAAATTTACCGATCTGATTACCGTGGGGATTGGTGGCTCGGCATTGGGGCCACAATTTGTATCTGAAGCTCTTTCGCCAGATCGTCCCCCATTAAATATTCACTTTATCGACAATAGCGATCCGACCGGAATCGATCGGGTGCTCAGTCGGATTCAAGACAGGCTGAATACGACCCTAGTGATGGTCATATCCAAGTCTGGAGGCACTCCCGAACCGCGCAACGGCATGTTAGAGGTACAAGCTGCTTATCGCGCCCAGAATCTCAATTTCCCAGCCTATGCGGTGGCTATTACAGGCACGGGTAGCCAACTCGATCGCGTCGCCCAATCCGCAGGTTGGATTGCCAGATTTCCGATGCCAGACTGGGTAGGCGGACGCACTTCGGAATTGTCTTCCGTCGGTTTACTACCAGCCGCACTTCAGGGCATCGACATCCATAGCATGTTAGCTGGAGCTAGGGAAATGGACATCGCCACCCGCGTCCCAGACATCAAAACCAATCCCGCTGCCCTGCTCGCGTTGGCTTGGTATGCGTCGGGGAATGGCAAAGGCGAAAAAGATATGGTTGTCTTGCCTTACAAAGATAGTTTGTTGTTATTTAGCCGCTATCTCCAGCAATTGGTGATGGAGTCTTTGGGCAAAGAAACCGATCTCGATGGCAATAAAGTCTATCAAGGTATCGCCGTCTACGGGAATAAAGGTTCCACCGATCAACACGCCTACGTCCAACAATTGCGCGAAGGTATTCCCAACTTTTTCCTGACATTTATCGAAGTATTGCACGATCGCGAGGGCATCTCTCCTGAAATCGATCCTGGCGTTACTAGTGGCGACTATCTATCGGGTTTCCTCCAAGGTACGCGCCAAGCCTTATATGACAATCACCGCGACTCTTTGACTGTGACGATTCCTAGTGTTACCGCCCAAACTGTCGGTGCGCTAATTGCTCTCTACGAGCGGGCTGTAGGCTTATATGCCTCGATCGTCAATATCAATGCCTACCACCAGCCAGGTGTCGAAGCAGGTAAAAAAGCCGCTGCTGTGATTCTCAAACTGCAAACCGATGTGGTGAAAGCACTGCAAGGCATGACGATTTCTGCACCAGTGACGATCGCCGAATTAGCTGCGACGATTGGCGAACCAGAGCAAGTAGAATCAATTTACAAGATTCTCCGCCATCTTCAGGCAAACGATCGCGGTGTCGTCTTGACAGGCAATCTCTCGCAACCAGGAAGTTTGCGCGTTGCTTGGGCGAATAAATAA
- a CDS encoding DUF561 domain-containing protein, whose amino-acid sequence MNMLNSLQTAFASNRVLKVISGLNNFDRDRVAMVVRAADLGGATFIDIAADPELVRMARQLTNLPICVSAVEPELFVAAVEAGADLIEIGNFDSFYAQGIRFEADEVLALTKATRALLPHITLSVTVPHILTLDKQVELAQALVAAGADIIQTEGGTGSTPSHAGTLGLIEKAAPTLAAAYEISRAVEVPVLCASGLSNVTAPLAISAGAAGIGVGSAINKLNDEIAAIAVVRSLVEALAATPVAVKG is encoded by the coding sequence ATGAATATGTTGAATAGCCTGCAAACAGCCTTTGCTAGTAATCGAGTCCTCAAAGTCATCAGTGGATTGAATAACTTCGATCGCGATCGAGTTGCCATGGTAGTCAGAGCGGCAGATCTCGGTGGTGCAACATTTATCGATATTGCTGCCGATCCCGAACTCGTGCGGATGGCACGTCAGCTCACCAATCTCCCGATCTGCGTTTCGGCTGTCGAGCCGGAATTATTCGTCGCTGCTGTCGAAGCTGGTGCCGATCTCATCGAAATCGGTAACTTCGATAGTTTCTATGCCCAAGGCATCAGATTTGAAGCAGATGAAGTTTTAGCCTTAACTAAAGCTACTCGTGCCTTACTGCCCCATATCACTTTGTCTGTGACCGTTCCCCACATCCTGACTTTAGATAAACAAGTCGAGTTAGCCCAAGCTCTAGTAGCAGCAGGTGCAGATATTATCCAAACCGAAGGCGGCACTGGCAGTACACCCAGCCATGCAGGTACCCTTGGTTTAATCGAAAAAGCAGCACCTACTCTAGCGGCAGCTTATGAAATCTCCCGCGCTGTCGAGGTTCCCGTACTCTGCGCCTCCGGTTTATCCAATGTAACCGCACCGTTGGCAATTTCCGCTGGTGCTGCCGGAATCGGCGTCGGTTCCGCCATCAACAAGCTCAACGATGAAATCGCCGCGATTGCCGTCGTTCGCAGTTTGGTAGAAGCTCTAGCCGCAACCCCCGTCGCTGTTAAAGGATAG
- the cysE gene encoding serine O-acetyltransferase produces MFSQLIADFRIIFDRDPAARNWVEVLFCYPGLQALSLHRFAHLLYVVGMPFIPRFISHLARFFTGIEIHPGATIGKGVFIDHGMGVVIGETAIIGDYALIYQGVTLGGTGKESGKRHPTLGENVVVGAGAKVLGNLQIGSNVRIGAGSVVLRDVPSDCTVVGIPGRILYRAGERVGPLEHGSLPDTEAEVIRALVDRIESLEQQVQKMQVEQTCNAIVQGIETPSAEDVELPPSCHLDDRVIRQFLDGSGI; encoded by the coding sequence GTGTTTTCACAACTAATTGCTGATTTCCGAATTATCTTCGATCGCGATCCTGCCGCACGTAACTGGGTAGAAGTTCTCTTTTGCTATCCAGGGCTGCAAGCATTATCCTTACATCGGTTTGCCCATTTGCTGTATGTCGTGGGGATGCCCTTTATTCCACGCTTCATTTCGCATTTAGCCAGATTTTTTACGGGGATTGAGATTCACCCCGGCGCGACGATCGGCAAAGGCGTATTTATCGATCATGGCATGGGTGTAGTAATCGGTGAGACGGCAATTATTGGCGATTACGCTCTCATTTATCAAGGCGTGACGTTAGGTGGTACGGGGAAAGAAAGCGGCAAACGTCACCCGACACTGGGCGAAAATGTAGTAGTTGGCGCGGGTGCTAAAGTATTAGGTAACCTGCAAATCGGTAGTAACGTTAGAATTGGCGCAGGTTCGGTCGTACTTCGAGATGTGCCTTCAGATTGTACGGTAGTCGGCATTCCAGGCAGAATATTATATCGAGCGGGCGAACGCGTGGGGCCATTGGAACACGGTAGTTTACCGGATACTGAGGCTGAAGTCATCCGCGCTTTAGTCGATCGAATTGAGAGTTTAGAACAGCAAGTCCAAAAGATGCAAGTCGAACAAACTTGCAACGCGATCGTTCAAGGCATCGAAACTCCCTCAGCAGAAGATGTAGAATTACCTCCAAGTTGTCATTTGGACGATCGAGTCATTCGCCAATTTTTAGATGGGTCGGGTATTTAG
- a CDS encoding AbrB/MazE/SpoVT family DNA-binding domain-containing protein: MATSVKGRIIKVGNSQGIRIPKLLLEQSGISENVEIEVRDNQIVITAASRARTGWAEAFARVSSNEDEDILLDDIIATTWDEEEWEW; encoded by the coding sequence ATGGCTACATCTGTCAAAGGGCGAATAATTAAAGTTGGCAATTCTCAAGGGATTAGAATTCCGAAGCTATTGCTAGAGCAAAGCGGTATCTCGGAAAACGTCGAAATTGAGGTCAGAGATAATCAGATCGTTATTACAGCAGCATCTCGCGCTCGGACTGGGTGGGCGGAAGCATTTGCACGGGTGTCTAGCAATGAAGATGAGGATATTTTGCTAGATGATATTATTGCCACTACATGGGACGAGGAAGAATGGGAGTGGTAA
- a CDS encoding acetoacetate decarboxylase family protein translates to MSYPQAPWHLYGTALQSFHTIDVEKAKQFVPLDFDIVSVLPGKTVGSLYLSVYEPHSTLQYHELIVVPALVRYRGKIGAWISHIYVDHPQSVDGGRNIWGLPKQMADFTWDDRHVTVSHDSQMLCQVDRSSIEVPLSLWQKIRVSADVFGGLERDVLAFQGNLSAQLKWSPFRLDIPAASLLAPIDLGDPLFTVQFDELHLKANQPAIVGTAQSLLSEVVLN, encoded by the coding sequence ATGTCTTACCCTCAAGCTCCATGGCATCTATATGGTACTGCTCTACAATCTTTTCATACGATCGATGTGGAGAAAGCCAAGCAATTCGTACCGCTCGATTTCGATATCGTTTCTGTGTTACCAGGAAAAACGGTTGGTAGCCTTTATTTGTCTGTTTACGAACCGCATTCTACACTCCAGTATCACGAGTTAATTGTAGTCCCGGCTTTAGTGCGCTATCGTGGCAAAATTGGAGCTTGGATTTCGCATATATATGTCGATCATCCCCAATCTGTTGATGGTGGCAGAAATATTTGGGGACTGCCAAAACAAATGGCTGATTTTACTTGGGACGATCGACATGTGACGGTATCGCATGATAGTCAGATGCTATGTCAAGTCGATCGATCTTCGATCGAAGTACCACTTTCTTTGTGGCAGAAAATCAGAGTTAGCGCAGATGTCTTTGGCGGTTTAGAGCGTGATGTTTTAGCTTTTCAAGGAAACCTTTCAGCACAATTGAAATGGAGTCCATTTCGGCTAGATATTCCAGCAGCAAGTCTTTTGGCACCAATTGACTTAGGCGACCCTTTATTTACAGTTCAATTCGACGAACTGCATCTAAAAGCCAATCAGCCTGCGATCGTCGGTACCGCTCAATCGCTATTGAGTGAAGTAGTTTTGAATTAA
- a CDS encoding restriction endonuclease — MKNSTSVFPTFDSMFVPTIQALQVLGGSGTTEEIYEQVVQILNLSDEVLEILHGSTSQSKVEYRLAWSRTYLKKYGLIENSGRGVWSLVSTSIDVKKIDRKEIVRVVRDSGKSKVIQADTLDTPMESIETLAEISWHQQLHKLLLSLDPSAFERLAQRLLRESGFVQVQVTGKSGDGGIDGVGIARINGFLSFHILFQCKRYQGSVSSSQIRDFRGAMQGRTDKGLFITTGTFTRDAIKEATRDGAPPIDLIDGEQLVQRLKELGLGVKIEMVESIEVDTNWFAKI, encoded by the coding sequence ATGAAAAACTCTACTTCTGTGTTTCCTACATTTGATTCAATGTTTGTACCGACAATTCAAGCATTACAAGTATTGGGTGGATCTGGCACAACGGAAGAAATCTATGAACAAGTTGTTCAAATTCTAAATTTATCTGATGAAGTATTAGAGATTTTGCATGGAAGCACATCACAGAGTAAGGTTGAGTACCGACTTGCCTGGAGTCGAACGTATCTGAAAAAGTATGGACTTATTGAAAATTCAGGTCGTGGAGTGTGGTCTTTAGTATCAACGTCAATAGATGTTAAAAAGATAGACCGAAAAGAGATTGTTAGAGTCGTTCGAGACTCTGGCAAATCTAAAGTTATACAAGCAGATACTTTAGATACTCCGATGGAGTCTATTGAAACTTTAGCCGAAATATCATGGCACCAACAACTTCACAAGTTACTATTATCACTCGATCCTAGCGCATTTGAGCGTTTGGCACAACGGTTGCTCAGAGAATCAGGTTTTGTCCAAGTACAGGTTACAGGGAAGTCTGGAGATGGTGGAATTGATGGCGTAGGCATTGCTCGAATCAACGGTTTTCTGAGTTTTCACATTTTATTTCAATGCAAGCGTTATCAAGGCTCTGTCTCTTCTAGTCAAATTAGAGATTTTCGTGGGGCTATGCAGGGTCGCACTGATAAAGGTCTATTTATTACAACGGGGACTTTCACTAGAGATGCCATCAAAGAAGCAACCAGAGACGGCGCCCCACCAATCGATCTAATTGATGGAGAGCAGTTAGTTCAACGATTAAAAGAATTGGGACTTGGTGTTAAAATTGAAATGGTTGAATCTATAGAAGTAGATACTAATTGGTTTGCAAAGATTTGA
- the gyrA gene encoding DNA gyrase subunit A gives MTTSQERIVPTDLRIEMSRSYLEYAMSVIVGRALPDARDGLKPVHRRILYAMHELGLTADRPFRKCARVVGEVLGKYHPHGDTAVYDALVRMAQDFSMRNPLINGHGNFGSVDNDPPAAMRYTECRLQALTMDAVLRDIEAETVDFADNFDGSQQEPTVLPARIPQLLLNGSSGIAVGMATNIPPHNLGELIDGVVALIENPEITDMELMQYIPGPDFPTGAQILGTTPIKEAYATGRGSIVMRGVANIETLEYKGRPDREAIIITELPFQTNKAALIERIAEMVNDHKLEGISDIRDESDRDGMRIVIELKRDAYPRVVLNNLYKQTPIQTNFGCNMLALVNGEPQLLSLKKFLTVFLDFRIESITRRTRYELRKAEERDHLLEGLLIALANLDAVIRLIRGAADSATAKQEMIERFQLSELQSDAILQMQLRRLTALEADKIHLEHNELTLKITDLRDILARRERILAIIQTEIAEIKATFATPRRTLIEHGEGDLEDTDLIANEKSLILVTEQGYIKRMPVSTFETQSRATRGKKGTGMKEEDAIEHFLTCCDHDTILLFSDRGVVYTVKAYQIPVSSRTARGIPIVQMLPIPREEKITSVVPVSEFLDDEYLIMLTQKGFIKKTALSAFASVRANGLIAISLEDGDSLRWVRRAKETDSAIIGTRNGMTIHFRTDRDQLRPLGRATRGVKSMSLKKGDELISMDILPSQVIAQMVAASEDPGVEDIDDTVAEDVVVPAGEGPWILVVTTGGLGKRVPVTQFRLQNRAGMGVLAIKFRKKGDRLAALRVVNPDEEMMIVTNRGIIIRQAIDAISSQSRMATGVRVQKLDDDDAIMAVAIVPASNGEEELDADADADNDVVELEEV, from the coding sequence ATGACTACTTCCCAAGAGCGAATCGTCCCTACAGATCTACGAATTGAGATGTCTCGCTCTTACCTGGAATACGCCATGAGCGTAATCGTAGGTCGAGCACTTCCCGATGCCAGAGACGGTCTCAAGCCAGTCCACCGCCGTATCCTGTATGCGATGCACGAATTGGGTTTGACAGCCGATCGCCCATTTAGAAAGTGCGCGCGGGTAGTCGGGGAAGTTTTAGGTAAATACCATCCCCACGGTGATACCGCAGTGTATGATGCCCTAGTGCGGATGGCTCAAGATTTTTCGATGCGCAATCCGTTAATTAACGGACACGGTAACTTCGGTTCGGTCGATAACGACCCGCCAGCGGCGATGCGGTATACCGAGTGTCGCTTGCAAGCTTTGACGATGGATGCCGTACTGCGGGACATTGAGGCGGAAACTGTTGACTTTGCCGATAACTTCGACGGTTCGCAACAGGAGCCAACCGTATTACCCGCAAGGATTCCGCAGTTATTACTCAACGGCTCGTCAGGGATTGCCGTTGGGATGGCGACGAATATTCCGCCGCATAATTTAGGCGAATTGATCGATGGAGTAGTGGCATTAATCGAAAATCCGGAGATTACGGATATGGAATTGATGCAATACATTCCTGGTCCGGATTTCCCTACTGGAGCGCAGATTTTAGGCACGACGCCGATTAAAGAAGCTTACGCGACTGGACGCGGCTCGATCGTCATGCGTGGGGTTGCCAATATTGAAACATTAGAATATAAAGGCCGACCCGATCGCGAAGCAATTATTATTACCGAATTACCCTTCCAGACGAATAAGGCAGCCTTAATCGAACGGATCGCCGAAATGGTCAACGACCATAAGTTAGAAGGGATCTCGGATATTCGGGATGAAAGCGATCGCGATGGGATGCGGATCGTGATCGAACTCAAGCGGGATGCTTATCCACGCGTAGTGCTCAACAATCTCTACAAGCAAACACCGATCCAAACCAACTTCGGTTGCAACATGTTGGCGTTGGTAAATGGCGAGCCTCAACTCCTGAGCCTCAAAAAATTCCTGACAGTTTTCCTCGACTTCCGCATCGAATCGATTACCCGTCGGACTCGCTACGAATTACGCAAAGCGGAAGAACGCGATCACCTGCTTGAAGGTTTATTAATCGCACTGGCTAACTTAGATGCGGTAATTCGCCTGATTCGCGGTGCTGCGGACTCAGCAACTGCCAAACAGGAGATGATCGAGCGGTTCCAACTATCGGAATTACAATCCGATGCGATCCTGCAAATGCAACTGCGGCGACTCACTGCTCTAGAAGCCGATAAAATTCATTTAGAGCACAACGAGCTAACGCTCAAAATTACTGACTTGCGCGATATTCTCGCCCGTCGGGAACGAATTTTGGCCATCATCCAAACCGAAATCGCCGAAATTAAAGCGACATTTGCTACTCCCCGCCGGACGCTGATCGAACATGGCGAAGGCGATCTTGAAGATACCGACTTAATTGCCAATGAAAAGTCGCTAATTCTGGTCACAGAGCAAGGTTATATCAAACGGATGCCTGTCAGCACCTTTGAAACCCAAAGTCGCGCTACACGCGGTAAAAAGGGCACAGGGATGAAAGAAGAAGATGCGATCGAGCATTTCCTGACCTGTTGCGACCACGATACGATCTTGCTATTTAGCGATCGCGGCGTAGTTTATACAGTCAAAGCCTACCAAATCCCCGTCTCATCGCGAACGGCGCGAGGGATTCCGATCGTCCAAATGTTGCCGATTCCCCGCGAGGAAAAGATCACCTCAGTGGTACCTGTGAGCGAATTCCTGGATGATGAATACCTAATCATGCTCACGCAGAAGGGATTCATTAAAAAGACCGCCTTGTCCGCATTTGCCAGTGTTCGTGCCAACGGCTTGATCGCGATTTCGTTAGAAGATGGCGACAGCTTGCGGTGGGTACGTCGCGCTAAAGAAACCGATAGCGCGATTATCGGTACTCGCAACGGGATGACCATCCATTTCCGTACCGATCGCGATCAGCTCCGACCCTTGGGACGAGCCACGCGTGGGGTCAAATCAATGTCGCTCAAGAAGGGTGACGAGTTAATTAGTATGGACATCTTACCCAGCCAAGTCATCGCTCAAATGGTGGCAGCGAGCGAAGATCCGGGTGTCGAGGATATCGACGATACTGTGGCTGAAGATGTCGTAGTTCCCGCAGGTGAAGGACCATGGATCTTGGTCGTGACGACTGGCGGACTCGGCAAACGCGTCCCAGTAACTCAATTCCGCCTCCAAAACCGTGCCGGGATGGGCGTCCTTGCGATCAAGTTCCGCAAAAAAGGCGACAGGTTAGCCGCTCTGCGCGTAGTCAATCCCGATGAAGAGATGATGATCGTCACTAATCGCGGTATTATCATCCGTCAAGCGATCGATGCCATCTCTTCCCAATCTCGGATGGCAACTGGGGTACGGGTACAGAAACTAGACGACGATGATGCCATCATGGCAGTCGCGATCGTGCCAGCCTCTAATGGTGAAGAGGAACTAGATGCCGATGCCGATGCCGATAATGATGTTGTCGAACTAGAGGAAGTTTAG